Proteins from a genomic interval of Treponema brennaborense DSM 12168:
- a CDS encoding pyridoxal phosphate-dependent aminotransferase, which translates to MNTRQDKFSGKIVKTPPSGIRKFFELIQGRDDVISLGVGEPDFTTPWLMREEAYYHLEQGHTSYTSNWGLQELRNEIARYTERYGMHYDPKHEVLITIGVSEAIDAVLRAILNPADEIIICEPCYVSYQPLAALCDTKLIHLDTSANGFYPTAEQIEAAITPRTKALMLCSPSNPTGRMIPRAELEKIAEVIKKHQIWVLSDEVYCELVYDGKEHCSIGSLPGMHDYTVTLNGFSKAFAMTGWRIGFMCCPADLMEQVYKLHQYSTICAPIMSQYAALEGLRSGWHEVEKMRVSYQQRRNLMYKAFREMGLPVTEPDGAFYIFPDIRSTGLSSEEFATQLIEKYQVAVVPGSVFGAGGEGYIRCCYATDIDKIKIALEKIARMVASLKA; encoded by the coding sequence ATGAACACACGGCAAGATAAGTTTTCCGGAAAAATCGTAAAAACACCGCCTTCCGGAATCCGCAAGTTTTTTGAATTGATTCAGGGGAGGGACGACGTCATTTCACTCGGCGTCGGCGAACCCGATTTTACCACGCCGTGGCTCATGCGAGAGGAAGCGTATTACCATTTGGAACAGGGGCATACGTCGTACACGTCGAACTGGGGGCTCCAGGAACTGCGGAACGAAATAGCCCGCTACACGGAACGGTACGGTATGCACTACGATCCCAAGCACGAAGTGCTGATCACCATCGGCGTATCGGAAGCGATAGACGCGGTACTCCGTGCCATCCTGAATCCCGCGGATGAAATAATCATCTGCGAACCGTGCTACGTTTCGTATCAGCCGCTCGCCGCTTTGTGCGACACAAAACTGATTCATCTGGACACGTCGGCGAACGGTTTTTATCCCACTGCCGAACAGATTGAGGCGGCGATCACGCCGCGTACGAAAGCGCTGATGCTGTGCAGCCCCAGCAACCCGACCGGACGCATGATTCCGCGTGCGGAACTCGAAAAAATTGCGGAAGTGATCAAAAAACACCAAATTTGGGTGTTATCGGACGAAGTGTACTGCGAACTGGTGTACGACGGAAAAGAACACTGCTCCATCGGTTCACTGCCGGGTATGCACGATTACACCGTAACGCTCAACGGATTTTCAAAAGCGTTCGCAATGACCGGCTGGCGGATCGGGTTCATGTGCTGCCCCGCGGATCTGATGGAACAGGTGTACAAACTGCACCAGTATTCGACTATCTGCGCGCCGATCATGAGTCAATACGCGGCGCTTGAAGGACTGCGTTCCGGCTGGCACGAAGTTGAAAAAATGCGCGTTTCATATCAGCAGCGCCGCAATCTGATGTATAAAGCGTTCCGTGAAATGGGGCTGCCGGTAACCGAACCGGACGGCGCGTTTTACATTTTTCCGGACATCCGTTCCACCGGACTTTCGTCGGAAGAATTCGCCACGCAGCTGATCGAAAAATATCAGGTAGCCGTCGTTCCCGGAAGCGTATTCGGCGCCGGCGGCGAAGGCTATATCCGCTGCTGCTACGCGACGGACATAGACAAAATAAAAATCGCGCTGGAAAAAATTGCGCGTATGGTCGCGTCTTTAAAAGCGTAA
- a CDS encoding methyl-accepting chemotaxis protein, producing the protein MANTKLADSSKALKKLSVYKQLFLPVFCAVIGSCAAVFLLVNGGTNRSMKRNYLEQLTEKSTFVTAMLQQEAAALKRDMQLVEMSPLPAQLIQAGTVSDATLFLRTFRDSYGFKNVSLVNAQGDVAFTSEMRDSFVLASEKSVIASALAGTVSVALTVSDSALQYLTAVPVRNAAGELVGAMTARKSLSDNDFLTKYRKLVDSNISVFVDDVRVATTLTDKSGKSLAMTKLDDRNILDTVYTQNSPFLGETAVGGRQYLSAYFPLETAETAHKAMFSMVIPVSDIQAFKLNLIWAVMPIILLMMIFISLVIVVLMRQIVIKPLRGASIAFENLNGASGESDLTYRIPILREDEIGTMCRSINTFIDGQHALISQLKESETQLHEIGESLGSSSQQAASATAQIMANIQGVHRSVELQTGAISEVQNVLEQSIAGIQNLDRQIENQSSGIVESSASIEEMVGNISSVSNSVRKMSSEYQDLIAITEENKTRQAQVHKNIGDMAEQSQLLMEANSVIARIASQTNLLAMNAAIEAAHAGEAGAGFSVVADEIRKLAEDSSKQSRAIGQELKKISKTIGEVVDTSESSRQGFMQISGKIMETDHLVNEIDNAMIEQKEASQQILEALRDINQSTSDVQTTSKQMRSGIERVNEEISKLSQIADTVSGSMDEMREGATEITSSAENVSDMARQTQDNIRHLDVLIGKFKL; encoded by the coding sequence ATGGCTAATACGAAACTTGCGGATTCTTCTAAAGCTTTAAAGAAATTATCAGTATATAAACAACTGTTTCTTCCCGTGTTCTGCGCCGTTATCGGCAGCTGTGCGGCGGTTTTTCTGCTGGTAAACGGCGGTACCAACCGATCCATGAAGCGGAATTACCTTGAACAGTTGACCGAAAAATCGACGTTCGTAACCGCCATGCTGCAGCAGGAAGCTGCCGCTCTCAAACGGGATATGCAGCTCGTTGAAATGTCTCCGCTTCCGGCACAGCTGATCCAGGCCGGAACCGTAAGCGACGCGACTCTTTTTTTGCGGACGTTTCGCGATTCGTACGGATTTAAAAACGTTTCGCTGGTAAACGCGCAGGGCGACGTGGCGTTCACGTCCGAAATGAGGGATTCGTTCGTTCTTGCATCTGAAAAATCGGTGATTGCAAGCGCGCTGGCCGGCACCGTTTCGGTTGCGCTTACCGTCAGCGACAGCGCGCTCCAGTATTTGACGGCCGTTCCCGTCCGGAACGCTGCCGGTGAACTCGTCGGTGCGATGACCGCGCGGAAATCGCTTTCGGATAACGATTTTTTGACGAAATACCGCAAACTCGTCGACAGCAATATTTCGGTGTTCGTGGACGACGTGCGGGTCGCGACGACGCTTACCGACAAGAGCGGCAAAAGCCTTGCCATGACGAAGCTCGACGATCGGAACATTCTCGATACGGTGTACACGCAGAATTCTCCGTTTTTAGGCGAAACGGCCGTAGGCGGCAGACAGTATCTGTCCGCGTATTTTCCGCTCGAAACGGCCGAAACCGCGCATAAAGCGATGTTTTCAATGGTGATTCCGGTTTCCGATATACAGGCGTTCAAGCTGAATCTTATCTGGGCGGTAATGCCGATCATCCTTTTGATGATGATTTTTATCAGTTTGGTTATCGTCGTCCTGATGCGCCAAATCGTCATAAAACCGCTGCGGGGCGCGTCTATTGCGTTTGAAAATCTGAACGGCGCTTCCGGCGAGTCCGATTTAACGTACCGGATTCCCATTCTGCGCGAAGATGAAATAGGAACGATGTGCCGTTCGATCAACACGTTTATCGATGGACAACACGCGCTCATTTCCCAGCTGAAAGAATCGGAAACTCAGCTGCATGAAATCGGTGAAAGTCTCGGTTCAAGTTCCCAGCAGGCGGCGAGCGCGACTGCGCAAATTATGGCGAACATTCAGGGCGTGCACCGTTCCGTCGAATTGCAAACCGGCGCCATTTCCGAAGTGCAGAACGTATTGGAACAGAGTATCGCCGGTATTCAAAATCTTGACCGCCAGATAGAAAATCAGAGTTCCGGTATCGTGGAATCTTCCGCGTCGATTGAAGAAATGGTCGGAAACATCAGTTCCGTGTCGAATTCCGTGCGTAAGATGAGCAGCGAATATCAGGATCTGATTGCGATCACGGAAGAAAATAAAACGCGGCAGGCGCAGGTACACAAGAATATCGGCGATATGGCCGAACAGTCGCAGCTTCTTATGGAAGCGAACAGCGTCATCGCCCGTATCGCGTCGCAGACGAACCTGCTCGCCATGAACGCGGCGATTGAAGCCGCCCACGCCGGTGAAGCCGGCGCCGGTTTTTCCGTCGTTGCCGACGAAATCCGTAAATTGGCGGAGGATTCCAGCAAACAGTCCCGCGCGATCGGGCAGGAATTGAAGAAAATTTCAAAAACGATCGGTGAAGTCGTCGATACGTCGGAATCTTCCCGGCAGGGCTTTATGCAGATTTCCGGCAAAATCATGGAAACCGACCATCTGGTTAACGAAATCGACAACGCCATGATCGAACAGAAAGAAGCGTCCCAGCAGATTCTTGAAGCGCTGCGCGATATAAACCAGTCGACGTCCGACGTTCAGACTACTTCAAAGCAGATGCGCAGCGGTATAGAGCGCGTCAACGAAGAGATAAGCAAACTGAGCCAAATAGCGGATACCGTTTCCGGCAGTATGGATGAAATGCGTGAAGGCGCGACCGAGATAACTTCGTCCGCGGAAAACGTTTCCGATATGGCGCGCCAAACGCAGGATAATATCCGGCATTTGGACGTGCTGATCGGCAAATTCAAATTATAG
- a CDS encoding ATP-binding cassette domain-containing protein, whose translation MKILQVDSVSYAYTGSGIAAVKDVSFTLERGGYLAVLGTNGSGKSTLARLICGFMDPSAGTISFIRGTKTGIVFQSPNDQIVAGIVGSDTAFGPQNLGLNDFEVQRRTNESLAVTGLGSKIEEKTSTLSQGQKQKLAFSGILALQPDVLILDEAASMLDPVSRAEMLDFLDYWNSRGFSVIHITHDIDEARRAKQVIALEDGKLIFNGLQTEFRENTELLYRLFGDPLDSLAKTDSGDRNRQKTEADALVFDDISFSYDPAKPLFSGFSLSIEQGSLNALMGAAGCGKSTLLEIAAGLLTPASGAVKSETRPALALQDSEHALFEEFAGDDVAYGPRNNGVSGKKLRDTVKAAMDATGLPFDRFADRYTFRLSGGEKRKLSLAGIIALDTPVMMFDEPTAGLDPVSRRAVIQILQKIAAAGKTVFFSTHREDEAAAADRVIRLANAQDGTVFLTGDTNGSSAAPGSGAKSPDNSSAAPGSTAKSPDNSSAAPGSTAKSPDGGEPAENVRIGTTLPEQPPLAGAKLLAFFANCGSIFSAGSRKNSFIQKLPAVAKYVVFGVLFITSFLMQTVFYSAAAIAVILLYAAAARYPLKKLFRSFGKILPWALLFFAFQLFFLPQGRGDTVYYASKLLTVTDTKLNAGAITILHLTAAFVSLAVFVYSITEREVLDGLEALLAPFALMRVPVRHLVLIVGIIFRFIPLLAEEAALIVKVQLIRGGLGQAKGLTGRIRMILPLVVPLIMRTLKRADILADALTARFYS comes from the coding sequence ATGAAAATACTGCAAGTTGATTCTGTATCATACGCATATACCGGCAGCGGAATCGCCGCCGTCAAGGATGTGTCTTTTACACTTGAACGGGGCGGTTACCTTGCAGTGCTCGGAACGAACGGATCGGGAAAAAGTACGCTCGCCCGGCTGATTTGCGGATTTATGGATCCGTCGGCGGGAACGATATCGTTCATACGGGGAACGAAAACCGGTATCGTGTTCCAGTCGCCGAACGATCAGATCGTCGCGGGCATCGTCGGCAGCGACACGGCGTTCGGCCCGCAGAATTTGGGACTGAACGATTTTGAAGTACAGCGGCGGACTAACGAAAGTCTGGCGGTTACGGGACTGGGCTCTAAAATAGAAGAAAAAACGTCGACCCTTTCGCAGGGGCAAAAACAGAAGCTCGCGTTTTCAGGCATACTGGCGCTTCAGCCGGACGTACTGATTTTGGATGAAGCCGCGTCCATGCTGGATCCGGTATCCCGTGCGGAAATGCTCGATTTTCTGGATTATTGGAACAGCCGCGGATTTTCCGTTATCCATATTACACACGACATCGACGAAGCGCGCAGGGCGAAACAGGTTATCGCGCTTGAAGACGGAAAACTGATTTTTAACGGTTTACAGACCGAATTCCGGGAAAACACCGAATTACTGTACCGGCTGTTCGGAGATCCGCTCGATTCGCTTGCCAAAACGGACTCGGGCGATCGGAATCGGCAAAAAACCGAAGCCGACGCGCTCGTATTCGACGATATCTCGTTTTCATACGATCCTGCGAAGCCGCTGTTCAGCGGATTTTCACTTTCTATAGAACAAGGCAGTTTAAACGCGCTGATGGGAGCGGCCGGCTGCGGAAAGTCGACGCTGCTCGAAATCGCGGCGGGACTGCTGACGCCCGCATCGGGAGCCGTAAAAAGTGAGACCAGACCCGCGCTGGCGCTTCAAGACAGCGAACACGCGTTGTTTGAAGAATTTGCCGGCGACGACGTTGCGTACGGACCGCGGAACAACGGCGTTTCAGGAAAAAAATTGCGCGACACGGTCAAAGCGGCGATGGACGCCACCGGACTGCCGTTCGATCGGTTCGCCGACCGTTACACGTTCCGGCTTTCGGGCGGAGAAAAACGGAAACTGTCGCTTGCAGGCATTATCGCGCTGGACACGCCGGTCATGATGTTCGACGAGCCGACCGCCGGTTTGGATCCGGTAAGCCGCCGCGCCGTTATACAGATACTGCAAAAAATTGCCGCAGCGGGCAAAACGGTGTTCTTTTCGACTCACCGTGAAGACGAAGCGGCGGCGGCTGACCGCGTGATACGGCTCGCCAACGCGCAGGACGGAACGGTGTTCCTGACCGGCGACACAAACGGCAGTTCGGCAGCCCCCGGCAGCGGTGCCAAATCCCCGGACAACAGTTCGGCAGCCCCCGGCAGCACTGCAAAATCCCCGGACAACAGTTCGGCAGCCCCCGGCAGCACTGCAAAATCCCCGGACGGCGGCGAGCCGGCCGAAAACGTCCGTATCGGAACGACGCTGCCGGAACAACCGCCGCTTGCCGGTGCGAAGCTGCTTGCGTTTTTTGCGAACTGCGGCAGTATTTTTTCCGCAGGCAGCAGAAAAAATTCATTCATTCAAAAACTGCCCGCCGTCGCAAAATACGTCGTGTTCGGCGTATTGTTTATCACTTCGTTTCTGATGCAGACGGTTTTCTATTCAGCGGCGGCGATCGCCGTCATTCTGCTCTATGCGGCGGCGGCGCGCTATCCGCTGAAAAAACTGTTCCGGTCGTTCGGCAAAATACTGCCTTGGGCACTGCTTTTCTTTGCGTTTCAGTTGTTTTTTCTGCCGCAGGGGCGCGGCGATACGGTGTATTACGCGTCGAAGCTGCTGACCGTTACGGATACCAAGCTGAACGCAGGCGCGATTACGATACTGCATCTGACGGCGGCGTTCGTTTCGCTGGCGGTGTTCGTTTATTCCATTACCGAGCGGGAAGTGCTCGACGGTCTTGAAGCGCTTTTAGCGCCGTTCGCACTTATGCGCGTACCGGTGCGGCATCTCGTGCTCATCGTCGGAATCATTTTCAGATTCATTCCGCTGCTCGCCGAAGAAGCGGCGCTGATCGTAAAAGTGCAGCTTATCCGCGGCGGGTTGGGTCAGGCGAAAGGACTTACCGGACGAATCCGCATGATTCTGCCGCTCGTCGTACCGCTCATCATGCGGACGCTCAAACGTGCCGATATTCTGGCGGACGCGCTGACCGCACGCTTTTATTCCTGA
- a CDS encoding NUDIX hydrolase: protein MANENANFAVCPKCGAAGTVSYPDSRRWVCSACNFNLYNNVAAAVGVIICDCAGRVLFEVRAKNPGKGLLTIPGGFVDPNESAEQAVVRECREEIGLEPAAVRFLCSYPNTYEFDHVTYKTCDLFFTARLPETGGDTAESAESAESDGERALLGRLTAQQSEVTAFTFESVASERDIARLPLAFDSVRNALRTYAASCHSSSSRI from the coding sequence ATGGCGAACGAAAACGCAAACTTTGCGGTCTGCCCGAAATGCGGCGCCGCCGGCACCGTTTCATATCCGGACAGCCGCCGCTGGGTATGTTCCGCGTGTAATTTCAACCTGTACAACAACGTGGCAGCAGCCGTGGGCGTCATCATATGCGATTGCGCGGGCCGCGTCCTTTTTGAAGTCCGGGCAAAAAATCCGGGAAAAGGACTTCTGACGATTCCCGGCGGCTTCGTGGACCCGAACGAATCCGCGGAACAGGCGGTCGTCCGCGAATGCCGCGAAGAGATCGGATTGGAACCCGCCGCCGTGCGTTTTTTATGTTCGTATCCGAACACGTACGAATTCGATCACGTTACCTATAAAACCTGCGATCTGTTTTTTACCGCACGGCTGCCGGAAACCGGCGGCGACACAGCCGAATCAGCCGAATCAGCCGAATCGGACGGTGAACGCGCGCTGCTCGGCCGGCTCACGGCGCAGCAAAGCGAAGTAACGGCGTTCACGTTTGAATCCGTCGCGTCCGAACGGGACATAGCGCGGCTGCCGCTGGCGTTCGATTCGGTAAGAAACGCGCTGCGCACGTACGCCGCTTCTTGCCATTCGTCGTCATCAAGGATATAG
- a CDS encoding calcium/sodium antiporter: MFDEFLLNLMNAVPDGIPGLVILLAIIAAALFVLSKGADILVDSAVALSEKWGVPKMLIGATVVSLGTTLPEVTVSVMSALKGAPGLAMGNAVGSVICDTGLILGIAALIKPLPFKKTVVNRQGWIQLGAGILLVAVSFIAGGGIRSFSEGGSIPRVMGFVFLGLLAAYIVSTIAGARKGTDAESRDTDNPSGENGSSVAVILLKMILGAALVILSSKVLIPAVQETALRFRIPETVIAATLVAFGTSLPELITAITAARKGHGDLAIGNIIGADILNVLFVIGASAAVTPGGLTVDVNFFRILFPAMLFVLIVFRCGVLFSKNSLKRPVGFVLLAAYVAVTALSYVSGV, from the coding sequence ATGTTTGATGAATTTCTTTTAAATCTGATGAACGCCGTTCCCGACGGCATTCCCGGTCTTGTCATTTTACTGGCAATCATCGCCGCGGCGCTGTTCGTTTTGAGCAAAGGCGCCGATATTCTGGTCGACAGCGCGGTCGCCCTCTCGGAAAAATGGGGAGTTCCCAAAATGCTGATCGGAGCGACGGTCGTCAGCCTCGGCACGACGCTGCCGGAAGTTACCGTTTCCGTCATGTCGGCACTCAAAGGCGCGCCGGGATTGGCCATGGGCAACGCCGTCGGTTCCGTCATTTGCGATACCGGCCTCATTTTGGGTATCGCGGCACTGATAAAACCGCTGCCGTTCAAAAAAACGGTTGTCAACCGGCAAGGCTGGATACAGCTCGGTGCGGGAATACTGCTCGTCGCCGTATCGTTTATCGCCGGCGGCGGGATCCGGTCGTTTTCGGAAGGCGGCAGCATTCCGCGCGTTATGGGCTTCGTATTTCTCGGACTGCTCGCAGCGTATATCGTTTCGACTATCGCCGGCGCGCGCAAAGGTACGGACGCAGAGAGCCGGGACACCGATAATCCGTCGGGCGAAAACGGTTCGTCCGTCGCAGTCATTTTGCTGAAAATGATTTTGGGCGCAGCGCTCGTCATTTTATCGTCGAAAGTACTCATTCCGGCCGTGCAGGAAACGGCGCTCAGATTCAGGATACCGGAAACCGTCATCGCGGCGACGCTCGTTGCGTTCGGAACGTCGCTGCCGGAACTGATCACCGCTATCACTGCGGCGCGCAAGGGACACGGAGACCTTGCGATCGGCAATATTATCGGCGCGGATATTCTGAACGTACTGTTCGTTATCGGCGCGTCGGCGGCGGTAACGCCGGGCGGGCTGACCGTGGACGTCAATTTTTTCAGAATACTGTTTCCCGCCATGCTGTTCGTGCTGATCGTGTTCCGCTGCGGCGTACTTTTTTCAAAAAACTCGCTGAAACGTCCGGTCGGCTTCGTACTGCTCGCCGCGTACGTCGCGGTTACCGCGCTCAGTTACGTTTCGGGTGTGTAA